One segment of Canis aureus isolate CA01 chromosome 27, VMU_Caureus_v.1.0, whole genome shotgun sequence DNA contains the following:
- the SEPTIN5 gene encoding septin-5 isoform X2, with the protein MSTGLRYKSKLATPEDKQDIDKQYVGFATLPNQVHRKSVKKGFDFTLMVAGESGLGKSTLVHSLFLTDLYKDRKLLSAEERISQTVEILKHTVDIEEKGVKLKLTIVDTPGFGDAVNNSECWKPITDYVDQQFEQYFRDESGLNRKNIQDNRVHCCLYFISPFGHGLRPVDVGFMKALHEKVNIVPLIAKADCLVPGEIRKLKERIREEIDKFGIHVYQFPECDSDEDEDFKQQDRELKESAPFAVIGSNTVVEAKGQRVRGRLYPWGIVEVENQAHCDFVKLRNMLIRTHMHDLKDVTCDVHYENYRAHCIQQMTSKLTQDSRMESPIPILPLPTPDAETEKLIRMKDEELRRMQEMLQKMKQQMQDQ; encoded by the exons ATGAGCACGGGCCTGCGGTACAAGAGCAAGCTGGCGACCCCAG AGGACAAGCAG gaTATCGACAAGCAGTACGTGGGCTTCGCCACACTGCCCAATCAGGTGCACCGGAAATCTGTGAAGAAGGGCTTCGATTTCACGCTCATGGTGGCCG GTGAGTCAGGCCTGGGGAAGTCCACACTGGTCCACAGCCTCTTCCTGACCGACTTGTACAAGGACCGGAAGCTGCTCAGTGCTGAGG AGCGCATCAGCCAGACCGTAGAGATCCTGAAGCACACGGTGGACATTGAAGAGAAGGGAGTCAAGCTGAAGCTCACGATTGTGGACACTCCAGGCTTCGGGGACGCTGTCAACAACTCCGAGTG CTGGAAGCCCATCACCGACTATGTGGACCAGCAGTTTGAGCAGTATTTCCGAGACGAGAGCGGCCTCAACCGCAAGAATATCCAAGACAACCGTGTGCACTGCTGCCTGTATTTCATCTCCCCTTTTGGGCATGG GCTGCGGCCCGTGGATGTGGGTTTCATGAAGGCTCTGCATGAGAAGGTGAACATTGTACCCCTCATCGCCAAAGCTGACTGTCTTGTCCCTGGCGAGATCCGGAAGCTGAAGGAGCGG ATCCGGGAGGAGATTGACAAGTTTGGTATCCACGTGTACCAGTTCCCCGAATGTGACTCTGACGAGGATGAGGACTTTAAGCAGCAAGATCGGGAACTGAAG gaGAGCGCGCCCTTCGCAGTTATCGGCAGCAACACAGTGGTGGAGGCCAAGGGGCAGCGAGTCCGGGGGCGACTGTACCCCTGGGGGATCGTGGAGG TGGAGAACCAGGCACACTGCGACTTCGTGAAGCTGCGCAACATGCTCATCCGCACACACATGCATGATCTCAAGGACGTGACGTGCGACGTGCACTATGAGAACTACCGTGCACACTGCATCCAGCAGATGACCAG CAAACTGACCCAGGACAGCCGCATGGAGAGCCCCATCCCCATCCTGCCACTGCCTACCCCCGATGCTGAGACAGAAAAGCTCATCAGGATGAAGGATGAGGAG CTAAGGCGCATGCAGGAGATGCTGCAGAAGATGAAGCAGCAAATGCAAGACCAGTGA
- the SEPTIN5 gene encoding septin-5 isoform X1, which yields MDSLAAPQDRLVEQLLSPRTQAQRRLKDIDKQYVGFATLPNQVHRKSVKKGFDFTLMVAGESGLGKSTLVHSLFLTDLYKDRKLLSAEERISQTVEILKHTVDIEEKGVKLKLTIVDTPGFGDAVNNSECWKPITDYVDQQFEQYFRDESGLNRKNIQDNRVHCCLYFISPFGHGLRPVDVGFMKALHEKVNIVPLIAKADCLVPGEIRKLKERIREEIDKFGIHVYQFPECDSDEDEDFKQQDRELKESAPFAVIGSNTVVEAKGQRVRGRLYPWGIVEVENQAHCDFVKLRNMLIRTHMHDLKDVTCDVHYENYRAHCIQQMTSKLTQDSRMESPIPILPLPTPDAETEKLIRMKDEELRRMQEMLQKMKQQMQDQ from the exons ATGGACTCGCTGGCAGCGCCCCAGGACCGCCTGGTGGAGCAGCTGCTGTCGCCGCGGACCCAGGCCCAGAGGCGACTCAAG gaTATCGACAAGCAGTACGTGGGCTTCGCCACACTGCCCAATCAGGTGCACCGGAAATCTGTGAAGAAGGGCTTCGATTTCACGCTCATGGTGGCCG GTGAGTCAGGCCTGGGGAAGTCCACACTGGTCCACAGCCTCTTCCTGACCGACTTGTACAAGGACCGGAAGCTGCTCAGTGCTGAGG AGCGCATCAGCCAGACCGTAGAGATCCTGAAGCACACGGTGGACATTGAAGAGAAGGGAGTCAAGCTGAAGCTCACGATTGTGGACACTCCAGGCTTCGGGGACGCTGTCAACAACTCCGAGTG CTGGAAGCCCATCACCGACTATGTGGACCAGCAGTTTGAGCAGTATTTCCGAGACGAGAGCGGCCTCAACCGCAAGAATATCCAAGACAACCGTGTGCACTGCTGCCTGTATTTCATCTCCCCTTTTGGGCATGG GCTGCGGCCCGTGGATGTGGGTTTCATGAAGGCTCTGCATGAGAAGGTGAACATTGTACCCCTCATCGCCAAAGCTGACTGTCTTGTCCCTGGCGAGATCCGGAAGCTGAAGGAGCGG ATCCGGGAGGAGATTGACAAGTTTGGTATCCACGTGTACCAGTTCCCCGAATGTGACTCTGACGAGGATGAGGACTTTAAGCAGCAAGATCGGGAACTGAAG gaGAGCGCGCCCTTCGCAGTTATCGGCAGCAACACAGTGGTGGAGGCCAAGGGGCAGCGAGTCCGGGGGCGACTGTACCCCTGGGGGATCGTGGAGG TGGAGAACCAGGCACACTGCGACTTCGTGAAGCTGCGCAACATGCTCATCCGCACACACATGCATGATCTCAAGGACGTGACGTGCGACGTGCACTATGAGAACTACCGTGCACACTGCATCCAGCAGATGACCAG CAAACTGACCCAGGACAGCCGCATGGAGAGCCCCATCCCCATCCTGCCACTGCCTACCCCCGATGCTGAGACAGAAAAGCTCATCAGGATGAAGGATGAGGAG CTAAGGCGCATGCAGGAGATGCTGCAGAAGATGAAGCAGCAAATGCAAGACCAGTGA
- the GP1BB gene encoding platelet glycoprotein Ib beta chain encodes MGSGPRGALSLLLLPLLLLAPPGRRAAGCPAPCDCAGTLVDCGRRGLTRATLPAAFPPDTTELVLTGNNLTGLPRGLLDTLPALRAAHLGANPWRCDCHLVPLRAWLAGQPERAPYRDLRCAAPPALRGRLLPYLAEEELRAACPPGALCWGALGAQLLLLGLGLLHALLLLLLLCRLRRLRARAAHPSPLSAPLVGPGRSPEER; translated from the exons ATGGGCTCCG GGCCGCGCGGGGCGCTGAGCCTGCTGCTCCTGCCGCTCCTGCTCCTGGCGCCGCCGGGCCGCCGGGCCGCGGGCTGCCCCGCGCCGTGTGACTGCGCGGGGACGCTCGTGGATTGCGGGCGCCGCGGGCTGACGCGGGCCACGCTGCCCGCCGCCTTCCCGCCGGACACGACCGAGCTGGTGCTGACGGGCAACAATCTGACGGGGCTGCCGCGCGGACTGCTGGACACGCTGCCCGCACTGCGCGCCGCGCACCTGGGCGCCAACCCCTGGCGCTGCGACTGCCACCTGGTGCCGCTGCGCGCCTGGCTGGCCGGCCAGCCGGAGCGCGCGCCCTACCGCGACCTGCGCtgcgccgcgccccccgcgctgCGCGGCCGCCTGCTGCCCTACCTGGCGGAGGAGGAGCTGCGCGCCGCCTGTCCGCCCGGCGCGCTCTGctggggggcgctgggggcgcAGCTGCTGCTGCTCGGCCTCGGGCTGCTGCacgcgctgctgctgctgctgctgctgtgccgGCTGCGCAGACTCCGCGCCCGCGCCGCGCACCCCTCGCCGCTGAGCGCGCCGCTCGTGGGGCCCGGGAGGAGTCCCGAGGAGCGCTGA